From Microbacterium croceum, a single genomic window includes:
- a CDS encoding ABC transporter ATP-binding protein encodes MPAAIEVQGLGVHFRRNRRGNRTFKDLFAGASRRSRPGEFWALRDVSFSVQQGESIGVVGRNGQGKSTLLRLVAKVLLPDEGTVAVNGGVAPLIEITGGFVGDLTVRENVRLTAGLHGMSRDEVSRRYDSIIAFAELHGFEETPYKHLSNGMKVRLAFSVVSQLDEPILLVDEVLAVGDKAFREKCYTRIDELLAEGRTLFFVSHNERDLRRFCTRGLYLDKGALVLDAPIAEVLDRYNADYNV; translated from the coding sequence ATGCCGGCCGCGATCGAAGTACAGGGGCTCGGCGTGCATTTCCGACGGAACCGGCGGGGGAACCGGACCTTCAAGGACCTGTTCGCCGGCGCGTCCCGTCGCTCGCGCCCCGGAGAATTCTGGGCCCTGCGTGATGTCTCGTTCTCCGTGCAGCAGGGGGAGTCGATCGGCGTCGTAGGACGCAACGGTCAGGGGAAGTCCACGCTGCTGCGTCTCGTTGCCAAGGTGCTGCTGCCCGACGAAGGCACTGTCGCCGTCAACGGCGGCGTCGCGCCGCTGATCGAGATCACCGGTGGTTTCGTCGGTGACCTCACGGTGCGCGAGAACGTCCGGCTCACGGCCGGTCTGCACGGTATGTCACGCGACGAGGTGTCGCGCCGCTACGACAGCATCATCGCCTTCGCCGAACTCCACGGGTTCGAGGAGACGCCGTACAAGCACCTCTCCAATGGTATGAAGGTGCGGCTCGCTTTCTCGGTCGTGTCGCAGCTCGACGAGCCGATCCTCCTCGTCGACGAGGTGCTCGCTGTCGGCGACAAGGCCTTCAGGGAGAAGTGCTACACGCGCATCGACGAGCTGCTCGCCGAAGGCCGCACACTCTTCTTCGTGAGCCACAACGAGCGTGACCTCCGCCGTTTCTGCACGCGGGGGCTCTACCTCGACAAGGGCGCGCTTGTGTTGGATGCGCCGATCGCAGAGGTCCTCGATCGGTACAACGCGGACTACAACGTCTAG
- a CDS encoding glycosyltransferase — translation MTAAPAAFDPAAATIVIVTFNRSHLLTGLLTSITAMDPKPGHVVIIDNASVDDTTDVVESFRERLGTEIVYRRLETNTGGSGGFSEGMRTAYELGSEWIWMMDDDVEVLSDGLARMGKWAPRFKSIQGRRYDYDGSEFYWQYRIAERMGIPIPFAPAGFDASGYKEMNSGCFEGMFIHRSIVQQIGLPDPRFFIYWDDQMYGWLASRKTTAVIVDEFVLRRTREIKQWDMGVRHMNASSNAYRYYIMRNRAFIKQYYRAHGVYNPVLFGLGTTATFFKELIRLVFVERTVRGTSNLFRGLKDGGRLGRDRSWQPMAPLED, via the coding sequence ATGACCGCGGCACCCGCTGCATTCGACCCGGCCGCAGCGACCATCGTGATCGTCACCTTCAACCGGTCTCATCTCCTCACCGGGCTGCTGACGAGCATCACTGCCATGGATCCGAAGCCGGGCCACGTCGTGATCATCGACAACGCCTCGGTGGACGACACCACGGACGTCGTGGAGTCGTTCCGGGAGCGCCTGGGCACCGAGATCGTCTATCGGCGGCTCGAGACCAACACCGGCGGCTCCGGTGGCTTCAGCGAGGGTATGCGCACCGCGTACGAGCTCGGATCCGAGTGGATCTGGATGATGGACGACGACGTCGAGGTGCTCTCCGACGGCCTGGCCAGGATGGGCAAGTGGGCCCCCCGGTTCAAGAGCATCCAGGGGCGACGCTATGACTACGACGGCAGCGAGTTCTATTGGCAGTACCGCATCGCCGAACGCATGGGCATCCCGATCCCTTTCGCCCCCGCCGGTTTCGACGCGTCGGGGTACAAGGAGATGAACAGCGGTTGCTTCGAGGGCATGTTCATCCACCGTTCGATCGTGCAGCAGATCGGACTCCCCGACCCGCGTTTCTTCATCTACTGGGATGACCAGATGTACGGCTGGCTGGCGTCACGCAAGACGACAGCCGTCATCGTCGACGAATTCGTGCTCCGCCGCACCCGCGAGATCAAGCAGTGGGACATGGGTGTGCGCCACATGAACGCGTCGAGCAACGCCTACCGCTACTACATCATGCGAAACCGCGCGTTCATCAAGCAGTACTACCGCGCGCACGGCGTCTACAACCCCGTGCTCTTCGGACTCGGCACGACGGCCACTTTCTTCAAGGAGCTGATCCGCCTGGTCTTCGTCGAGCGGACGGTACGCGGCACCAGCAACCTGTTCCGCGGGCTCAAAGATGGCGGACGACTCGGCCGCGACCGGAGCTGGCAGCCGATGGCCCCTCTGGAGGACTGA
- a CDS encoding glycosyltransferase, which produces MAHVLQNVVFPLDRDPDLLPLYADPETWSVIEDEPVRVSNRAHLGNILGRHRARIVAGRRVSLGAYFNAFPASYWQHWTSVREVQLTVRTTGPATILVYRSNGSGTRQRVATREVTGESSTSFDLDLTQYSDGGWIWFDIVADEKHAVLEGAEWTTEHEPARTGKASLGITTYNKPDYCVETLRALAASPDALEFVDRIFLIDQGTQLVAEQDGYDEVAAQLGETLQVIRQANLGGSGGFARAMHETLQRPESDFVQLLDDDVRLEPESLRRSIVFGQYATTPVLVGGHMFDLLDRPKLHGWAEVVDEGPFMWRNLYQDKMPHDFGVANLRQSKLLHMRMDSDYNGWWMCLIPLEAIREVGLSLPAFIKWDDAEFCLRAGNAGFPTVSMPGVALWHVSWVNKDDTIDWQAYFHARNRIVAGLLHSNVPRGGRLLTHSRRVDLKHLMMMQYYPVALRAQALRDVLSGPDHMKKNLATAMPAARALAAKHPETVVHKDPATVLHSRHGRRVYKQLNKNNLDSPSGLQLRWFTLSTLVSHWVHAPHPANVAQPEVEFGKEDAHWWRVPAFDSALVSAADGSGKNIYTRDRRKYRQLLRDTIRLHAELRRRWPELQRQYRDALPELVSPQSWQQIFEEKA; this is translated from the coding sequence GTGGCCCACGTCCTGCAGAACGTCGTATTCCCGCTCGATCGCGATCCCGACCTCCTCCCCCTGTACGCGGATCCGGAGACCTGGTCCGTGATCGAAGATGAACCCGTCCGTGTCTCCAACCGTGCACATCTCGGAAACATCCTGGGGCGTCACCGCGCGCGGATCGTCGCCGGGCGACGCGTGTCGCTGGGAGCCTACTTCAACGCGTTCCCCGCCTCCTACTGGCAGCACTGGACCAGCGTTCGCGAGGTCCAGCTCACCGTGCGCACGACAGGACCGGCCACGATCCTGGTCTATCGGTCGAACGGCTCAGGGACCCGCCAACGCGTCGCGACCCGTGAGGTGACCGGCGAGTCCTCGACCTCGTTCGACCTCGACCTGACTCAGTACAGCGACGGCGGCTGGATCTGGTTCGACATCGTCGCCGACGAGAAGCACGCGGTGCTCGAGGGTGCGGAGTGGACGACCGAGCACGAGCCCGCACGTACCGGCAAGGCATCGCTGGGAATCACGACATACAACAAGCCGGACTACTGCGTCGAGACCCTACGGGCACTGGCCGCTTCCCCCGACGCGCTGGAGTTCGTCGACCGGATCTTCCTGATCGACCAGGGCACACAGCTCGTCGCCGAACAGGACGGCTATGACGAGGTCGCCGCACAGCTCGGCGAGACCCTGCAGGTCATCCGCCAGGCGAACCTCGGCGGCTCCGGCGGGTTCGCGCGGGCCATGCACGAGACCCTTCAACGCCCGGAGAGCGATTTCGTGCAGTTGCTCGACGATGACGTGCGCCTCGAGCCCGAGTCTCTCCGTCGCTCCATCGTCTTCGGCCAATACGCGACAACCCCGGTGCTCGTCGGCGGACACATGTTCGACCTGCTCGACCGTCCGAAGCTGCACGGCTGGGCCGAGGTCGTAGACGAAGGTCCCTTCATGTGGCGCAACCTCTACCAGGACAAGATGCCGCACGACTTCGGCGTCGCGAACCTGCGCCAGTCGAAGCTGCTGCACATGCGGATGGATTCCGACTACAACGGCTGGTGGATGTGTCTGATTCCGCTCGAAGCGATCCGCGAAGTGGGCCTCTCCCTGCCCGCATTCATCAAGTGGGATGACGCCGAATTCTGCCTGCGCGCGGGCAACGCCGGGTTCCCCACGGTGTCGATGCCGGGAGTGGCGCTCTGGCACGTGTCGTGGGTCAACAAGGACGACACGATCGACTGGCAGGCGTACTTCCACGCCCGCAACCGCATCGTGGCCGGCCTCCTGCACTCGAACGTCCCCCGCGGTGGGCGGCTCCTGACCCACAGCCGAAGGGTCGACCTCAAGCATCTGATGATGATGCAGTACTACCCCGTCGCGCTCCGCGCACAGGCTCTGCGTGACGTGCTCTCCGGACCCGACCACATGAAGAAGAACCTCGCAACGGCCATGCCGGCGGCCCGGGCCCTCGCAGCGAAGCACCCGGAGACGGTCGTCCATAAGGACCCCGCCACCGTCCTCCACTCGCGACACGGCCGCAGGGTCTACAAGCAACTGAACAAGAACAATCTGGACAGCCCGTCCGGCCTGCAGTTGCGCTGGTTCACGCTGTCAACCCTGGTGTCGCACTGGGTGCATGCTCCGCACCCCGCGAACGTCGCTCAGCCCGAGGTCGAGTTCGGCAAGGAAGACGCGCACTGGTGGCGCGTTCCCGCCTTCGACAGCGCATTGGTCAGCGCTGCAGACGGCTCCGGGAAGAACATCTACACCCGCGATCGCCGGAAGTACCGACAGCTGCTACGAGATACGATCCGACTGCACGCCGAGCTCCGTCGCCGCTGGCCTGAACTCCAGCGTCAGTATCGCGATGCGCTTCCCGAGCTCGTCTCCCCCCAGTCCTGGCAGCAGATCTTCGAGGAGAAGGCATGA
- the galE gene encoding UDP-glucose 4-epimerase GalE yields the protein MKVLITGGAGYIGSTVATACIEAGIDTVLIDDLSTGRRDFGEGRGLYVGDIADRDFVAGVLADHPDITAVIHCAARIVVPESVADPLGYYDSNVGKTIVLLQSLRDAGIARIVFSSSAAVYAGESGAGVDESGVLAPSSPYAMTKAMVEKILEDAATAGDFRAIALRYFNPIGADPRLRTGLQNPTPSHALGMIMRAKAAGEPFSITGTDWATRDGSGLRDYIHVWDLALAHVAAVQRFDEVLSEDIPYQVINLGTGEGVTVRELVAAFERVTGEVLPVVETARRPGDQAGAFAIVHRANAVLGWRAERSVDDGVRDALAWAATLRTLD from the coding sequence ATGAAGGTATTGATCACCGGCGGCGCCGGCTACATCGGGTCGACCGTTGCGACGGCATGCATCGAAGCCGGCATCGACACCGTGCTGATCGACGATCTCTCCACCGGTCGGCGCGACTTCGGTGAAGGCCGGGGGCTGTACGTCGGTGATATCGCGGACCGCGACTTCGTGGCCGGCGTTCTTGCTGATCACCCGGACATCACCGCGGTCATCCACTGCGCCGCACGCATCGTCGTGCCGGAATCGGTCGCTGATCCGCTCGGCTACTACGACTCCAACGTGGGAAAGACGATCGTGCTGCTGCAGAGCCTGCGCGACGCCGGGATCGCCCGGATCGTTTTCAGTTCTTCTGCCGCGGTCTACGCGGGGGAGAGCGGCGCGGGAGTCGACGAGTCGGGTGTCCTCGCCCCGTCGAGCCCATATGCCATGACCAAGGCGATGGTGGAGAAGATTCTCGAAGACGCGGCGACCGCGGGGGACTTCCGCGCGATCGCACTGCGCTACTTCAATCCGATCGGCGCGGACCCCCGGCTGCGCACAGGGCTGCAGAACCCGACGCCCTCTCACGCTCTCGGCATGATCATGCGAGCGAAGGCAGCCGGTGAACCCTTCTCCATCACCGGAACCGACTGGGCGACCAGAGACGGCTCAGGACTGCGTGACTACATCCACGTCTGGGACCTCGCACTCGCGCACGTCGCCGCGGTACAGCGATTCGACGAGGTCCTATCCGAGGACATCCCCTACCAGGTCATCAATCTCGGCACCGGCGAGGGTGTGACGGTACGTGAGCTCGTCGCGGCGTTCGAACGCGTGACCGGTGAGGTACTGCCCGTCGTCGAGACCGCGCGCCGGCCGGGCGATCAGGCCGGTGCCTTCGCGATCGTGCATCGGGCGAACGCGGTGCTCGGGTGGCGCGCCGAGCGATCCGTCGACGACGGCGTCCGCGATGCGCTCGCCTGGGCCGCCACGCTGCGCACGCTCGACTGA
- a CDS encoding O-antigen ligase family protein, translating to MTPAHRLARLLGSVEMARAFTLAVLSAVFGAYAIEQMTSAVTLSTIIAVLCLLGAAILWVRREELSPLRIAPSSLLAFLGWALVSLVWTTDRSETLFGWMSLFGFAFLALAVGHVRDTLQTVRAIGDTLRVLLAVSLGVEILSGILLDVPFTFLGIQGNLAEGGPIQGIFGSRNMLGFIAVIALITFVIEWRTQSVNAPRAVASIALAGSLAFLSSSPTVLVLAAAVGVVTVALTLVRHASAERRNVVQWTLGILVAIALTVAFALRHQIIALLDAGSDFSIRGDLWNTILDFVALKPIQGWGWFGAWARGEYPFTYINFQLDDHHQSALNAFFDVLLQLGAAGLVLFLLLGGVALIRSWLVASVRRSVVYAWTPITLVTLAVDSMFESFTLVGAGWFLLVLCALRAGQSRSWRENIDAAQTGAIPTLRPQG from the coding sequence GTGACGCCGGCGCATCGCCTCGCCCGGTTGCTCGGCTCCGTGGAGATGGCACGCGCCTTCACCCTCGCGGTGCTGAGTGCGGTGTTCGGTGCCTACGCGATCGAGCAGATGACCTCGGCGGTCACCCTCTCCACGATCATCGCGGTCTTGTGCCTGTTGGGAGCGGCGATCCTCTGGGTGAGGCGCGAGGAGCTCTCTCCGCTGCGGATCGCACCGTCATCACTCCTCGCCTTCCTCGGCTGGGCGCTGGTGAGCCTGGTGTGGACCACCGACAGATCGGAGACGCTCTTCGGCTGGATGTCGCTGTTTGGATTCGCGTTCCTCGCGCTCGCCGTCGGTCACGTCAGAGACACTCTGCAGACCGTCCGCGCGATCGGCGACACGTTGCGCGTCCTGCTCGCCGTCTCGCTCGGTGTCGAGATCCTCTCGGGCATCCTCCTCGACGTGCCGTTCACCTTCCTCGGAATCCAGGGCAACCTTGCGGAGGGAGGCCCTATCCAGGGCATCTTCGGCAGCCGGAACATGCTGGGATTCATCGCGGTGATCGCCCTGATCACCTTCGTGATCGAGTGGCGCACGCAGTCTGTCAACGCACCCCGAGCGGTCGCCTCGATCGCTCTCGCCGGGTCGTTGGCCTTCCTGTCGTCCTCGCCGACGGTGCTCGTGCTCGCCGCCGCCGTCGGCGTCGTCACCGTCGCACTCACCCTCGTGCGTCATGCCTCCGCCGAGCGGCGAAACGTCGTGCAATGGACGCTCGGCATCCTGGTGGCGATCGCGCTCACCGTGGCCTTCGCACTGCGTCATCAGATCATCGCGCTTCTGGACGCCGGCTCGGACTTCTCGATCCGCGGCGACCTGTGGAACACGATCCTCGACTTCGTCGCCCTGAAGCCCATCCAGGGATGGGGGTGGTTCGGAGCATGGGCACGCGGCGAGTACCCCTTCACCTACATCAACTTCCAGCTCGATGACCATCATCAGAGCGCACTGAACGCGTTCTTCGACGTGCTGCTGCAGTTGGGAGCCGCCGGCCTCGTACTGTTCCTGTTGCTCGGCGGCGTCGCCCTGATCCGCTCCTGGCTCGTGGCGAGCGTCCGCCGATCGGTCGTCTACGCGTGGACGCCCATCACCCTGGTCACGCTCGCCGTCGATTCGATGTTCGAGAGCTTCACGCTGGTGGGGGCGGGATGGTTCCTGCTCGTGCTGTGCGCACTGCGCGCCGGTCAGTCGCGGTCGTGGCGGGAGAACATCGACGCGGCGCAGACCGGGGCGATTCCGACGCTGCGCCCGCAGGGGTGA
- a CDS encoding O-antigen ligase family protein, giving the protein MAQYTKHPVAARPTAPERESTGHLLLRGYAILVLIVTFAHSAVYNLLGFVGAAVVLALFTLATIAIGVPMIAKNRPQPFRWRRLPWTALGYTTLALVSVAWSQWRGPTLITWGLLAAVTLNALFLVHVLTWNEIIRALSSAFKWILGLSLALELWVSLVLHGPLLPNFLTLPDGKIDPQWYWVRDNLLDGGRIQGIVGNANLLAIISLFAIITFGVLFAARARWRTTLALWMLLAAYFLIRTSSATAFVCAAAVAVVLVVALAMRRARTPGARTRIYAIAIGTAALGGAAVWVLRDPLFALLGRSADLTGRSEKIWTKVLERAGEHPLFGNGFSSPWIPTDPAFDHWITDHGITVFHAHNMWLDVLMQLGVVGVVLMAVAYLSLLWRSWFFAVDRPRWDLDAHRPYSPLTLLPSLFTVVLLVQGLSESTPIMLWGWMLLVLLSFKLKSVPLVGVGERDLVFERGTRPRRVP; this is encoded by the coding sequence ATGGCTCAGTACACAAAGCACCCGGTCGCGGCCCGGCCCACCGCACCAGAGCGTGAGTCGACGGGGCATCTCTTGCTGCGCGGCTACGCGATCCTCGTCCTGATCGTGACGTTCGCCCACTCCGCCGTGTACAACCTCCTCGGGTTCGTGGGCGCGGCGGTCGTGCTCGCCCTCTTCACCCTCGCCACGATCGCCATCGGCGTGCCGATGATCGCCAAGAACCGCCCGCAACCCTTCCGGTGGCGGCGTCTGCCGTGGACCGCGCTCGGCTACACGACCCTCGCGCTGGTCTCCGTGGCGTGGTCGCAATGGCGCGGACCCACCCTGATCACCTGGGGGCTGCTGGCCGCGGTGACGCTGAACGCCCTCTTCCTCGTGCACGTTCTCACCTGGAACGAGATCATCCGCGCGCTCTCCTCGGCATTCAAGTGGATCCTGGGGCTCTCGCTCGCGCTCGAGCTCTGGGTGTCGCTGGTCCTGCACGGGCCGCTCCTGCCGAACTTCCTCACCCTCCCGGACGGCAAGATCGATCCGCAGTGGTACTGGGTGCGCGACAACCTGCTCGACGGCGGGCGCATCCAGGGCATCGTCGGCAACGCGAATCTGCTCGCCATCATCTCCCTCTTCGCGATCATCACCTTCGGAGTGCTGTTCGCCGCACGGGCCCGGTGGCGCACGACGCTCGCTCTCTGGATGCTGCTGGCGGCGTACTTCCTCATCCGCACGTCATCAGCGACAGCGTTCGTCTGCGCCGCGGCCGTCGCCGTCGTTCTCGTGGTGGCACTCGCCATGCGGCGCGCACGCACTCCCGGGGCGCGCACCAGGATCTACGCGATCGCGATCGGCACCGCGGCGCTCGGCGGAGCGGCGGTCTGGGTGCTCCGCGATCCCCTCTTCGCCCTGCTGGGGCGCAGTGCCGACCTCACCGGCCGTTCCGAGAAGATCTGGACCAAGGTTCTCGAGCGCGCCGGCGAGCATCCGCTCTTCGGCAACGGCTTCTCCAGCCCGTGGATCCCCACCGACCCGGCCTTCGATCACTGGATCACAGACCACGGCATCACGGTCTTCCACGCGCACAACATGTGGCTGGACGTGCTCATGCAGCTCGGCGTGGTCGGGGTGGTGCTGATGGCCGTCGCATACCTGAGCCTGCTCTGGCGTTCCTGGTTCTTCGCAGTCGACCGTCCTCGATGGGACCTCGACGCTCACCGCCCCTATTCGCCGCTCACCCTTCTGCCGAGCCTGTTCACAGTCGTCCTGCTCGTGCAGGGTTTGTCGGAGTCCACTCCGATCATGCTGTGGGGCTGGATGCTGCTGGTGCTTCTCTCCTTCAAGCTCAAGTCCGTCCCACTCGTGGGCGTCGGCGAACGCGATCTCGTGTTCGAGCGCGGCACACGACCACGGCGGGTGCCGTGA
- the manA gene encoding mannose-6-phosphate isomerase, class I translates to MLLSLTNTPRDYAWGSTSFLAELEGRSPSGAPEAEVWFGDHPGDPADVDGDGTLDEITGGRLPYLLKLLAAARPLSIQVHPTLAQAQQGWAAESGKALDDPTRNYRDDNHKPELIVALSETFQSLSGLRPVSDTLVLIDALGEGAGVSALRARLSGDADVLRDTISWLLSGDAQSEVDEIIAAVTAAAEGADAGEWNAAIQAIAGVAQTYPGDPGVVVALLMNHVVLRRGEGLFLRAGLLHAYLEGLGVEIMAASDNVLRGGLTPKRIDVPELLTILDSAPAEVPVLRPAADGAVTSYPVPVADFALDRVTLTGGAVARAVAGDTMVLATAGDVAIETVSGEVRTVPVGSAAFVSADEPELRLSGVGEAFIAAPGR, encoded by the coding sequence ATGCTGCTGAGTCTGACCAACACTCCCCGTGATTACGCCTGGGGTTCGACCTCGTTCCTGGCCGAGCTGGAAGGGCGTTCACCATCGGGGGCTCCGGAGGCCGAGGTCTGGTTCGGCGATCACCCCGGTGACCCGGCGGATGTCGACGGTGACGGCACTCTGGATGAGATCACCGGCGGCCGGCTCCCGTACCTGCTCAAGCTGCTCGCCGCAGCGCGGCCGCTGTCCATCCAGGTCCACCCGACGTTGGCCCAGGCGCAGCAGGGCTGGGCAGCGGAGAGTGGCAAGGCTCTCGATGACCCGACACGCAACTACCGGGACGACAACCACAAGCCGGAGCTGATCGTTGCGTTGAGCGAGACGTTCCAGTCGTTGAGCGGGCTGCGTCCCGTCTCCGACACGTTGGTCCTGATCGACGCGCTCGGGGAGGGGGCGGGTGTGTCGGCACTCCGTGCGCGCCTGTCCGGTGATGCCGATGTGCTCCGCGACACGATCAGCTGGCTGCTCAGCGGTGACGCGCAGTCAGAGGTGGACGAGATCATCGCGGCGGTGACCGCGGCAGCCGAGGGCGCGGATGCGGGGGAGTGGAACGCCGCGATCCAGGCGATCGCCGGAGTCGCTCAGACGTATCCGGGAGACCCCGGGGTCGTGGTCGCCCTCCTCATGAACCACGTCGTCCTCCGCCGGGGCGAGGGGCTCTTCCTCCGTGCGGGACTGCTGCACGCATACCTCGAGGGACTCGGGGTGGAGATCATGGCGGCGAGCGACAACGTCCTGCGCGGCGGACTCACTCCCAAGCGCATCGATGTTCCTGAACTGCTCACGATCCTGGACTCGGCGCCCGCTGAGGTGCCCGTGCTGCGCCCCGCCGCCGATGGTGCCGTCACGTCCTACCCGGTGCCGGTCGCGGACTTCGCGCTCGACCGAGTGACGCTGACGGGGGGCGCCGTCGCGCGAGCGGTCGCTGGCGACACGATGGTGCTCGCGACCGCCGGTGACGTTGCGATCGAGACCGTGTCGGGCGAGGTGCGGACGGTGCCGGTGGGGAGCGCCGCCTTCGTGTCGGCCGACGAACCCGAGCTGCGCCTCAGCGGGGTGGGTGAGGCGTTCATCGCCGCGCCCGGTCGCTGA
- a CDS encoding WhiB family transcriptional regulator has translation MTGYRSDVPENWFVDPINLGVPGVRKPGSDDDTALGWQSEALCSQTDPEAFFPEKGGSTRDAKRICTSCDVRGECLEYALNNDERFGIWGGLSERERRKLKRRAS, from the coding sequence ATGACGGGATACCGTTCCGACGTACCGGAGAACTGGTTCGTCGATCCGATCAACCTCGGAGTGCCCGGCGTCCGCAAGCCGGGCTCCGACGACGACACCGCTCTCGGCTGGCAGAGCGAAGCGCTCTGCTCGCAGACCGATCCCGAGGCATTCTTCCCCGAGAAGGGTGGCTCCACGCGGGACGCCAAGCGCATCTGCACGTCCTGCGATGTCCGGGGCGAGTGCCTCGAATACGCGCTGAACAACGATGAGCGCTTCGGCATCTGGGGCGGTCTCTCCGAGCGCGAGCGCCGTAAGCTCAAGCGCCGCGCCAGCTGA